TTTAAGTGCTTTCATGGAATGAATCTTTTACTATCATGCATTTAATAAACTACCATGCATATATgtttatacaaaaaaaaataatatattttaataacagaaaagaaataattttttattaatcatttgaAATTTTCATTTCAAATGATGAATTTTAGACTGGCTGCAGTTGATCCTGTAGATTCTTCCGGTTGTCGACCAGTACTTGAAGCCTGATTTGCCTGTGAATCCTTCGAATGAATTCCTCGGCCCTCGTATTAAGTTCTTCAACAGTCATACTTGAAAACTCGTCTTCTTCAATCTGATCAGACAGAGATTCAACCCCTCCCCCCTCCCAGGTTTCAGTCACAGCGAATGTTTCCTGCGCAATAGTACTGATCCGCTCATTCTCAACTTCTTGATCGGTTGTGCTCAAATCTTTCATCTTTTCCACACTTTCCTCTTCAGGGTTTTCTGTATTATCATCTTCTTGTTTGATCTCTTTTTCCGTAGCTTCGGGTTTAAGATTCTGATAACCATCGTCATTTGCAGAAGAAACCAtgctataatatttttcatcaGGTGGAGTCGTCAACGTTGTTTCGACGTTCATGTCCGCTAATCTCACGTTGTTTTTGATCCCGCACTCTCGGGAGATATATTCTTGCTTTTCTGACGAAGAGAAAGCATCAAAATCAGCAGCGATAATGAGAATGAGAGTGTTTGCTATGAAAAACCAGAATTCAGTGGTGCATGGAAAGGTTAAATGTGAGAATCTGAAAACGCAGAATATgataaaatacaagaaaatggATGACAAAATTGGCCGGAATGCTTTCGGTTTCATAATGGAATTCTTGGGATACattttgaatatttgaatgctGAAAGATTTTTCTGTTAAATTCAGACATGGGATGGCCATGTTTTAGAGTAGGTTTAATGTCACTATATCGTAGGTTTAGCAAATAAATCGTGGAATGtgtacttatatatatataggtagcTAAATAAGTCTAAAACCCAAAATATCTATCGAGAGAATATGCAATCATGCATAATCTTCCACTTCCAATAATTTTTACTTTCACATCAATTTTACCGAATATGTTTATTAATACAATATACGATTATGAGACCACGAATGTTAGATGTAATAATTGTCTATGTTTGGTAAAGCGATCGAACTGTGGTACTTGAGCtgatgtgcggtttaaaagatttgacttgcaccattactactagctatagcttttggtaaagcgacaaacgctcggtcctacaattggtatcagagccaaagtcacgggttcgattcccattgattgcaaggagtgcaattattgggagggagattgttgggtgcgcttggtagagcgatcgaaccgtggtgcttgagctgatgtacggtttaaaagatttgagttggaccattactactagctataccttttggtaaaacgacaaacactcggtcctacaatgaATCATATATATATTGTCGATCATCCAAAGCATCCTCGATGTACCGATTATTGATGATAGCGTACGTCAATATGGTTACTCGTGTGATGTAATGACATAAACCTCTCGAGAGAAGATTCAATAAGCTCCCCAATGTATTAACAGAAATAGTAATATAATATACAACTGTTTGTGGTGTTAGATTACAATCTACAAAATCatctttcttatttattttattttttcaacgAAATATTAATTAACCACTCTAAAAAATTCGTGAAACTATAAGATCGATCATATTGCTGCAATAAATCGAAGAAATTATTTAACTCATCGACGACACCGATCGAACAGCTGGTTGAATTAGCGACACGCTTAAGTTTTTAATCATCTtggtaattaattattaattaattgttaTAATTGAAATCGTAGAACTTTCTAGGGCACTATTAAGGATGAGTATTTACGTTCATTAAGCAAGTATAGCTAggattataattatttaatagtTTTATTGATACGAAAATCTCTTTTCATATTTGATTGCTGATTTTGTATGCATATTTTAATGTTACTTGAGGAGAAAAATAA
This is a stretch of genomic DNA from Primulina eburnea isolate SZY01 chromosome 11, ASM2296580v1, whole genome shotgun sequence. It encodes these proteins:
- the LOC140805280 gene encoding uncharacterized protein; the protein is MAIPCLNLTEKSFSIQIFKMYPKNSIMKPKAFRPILSSIFLYFIIFCVFRFSHLTFPCTTEFWFFIANTLILIIAADFDAFSSSEKQEYISRECGIKNNVRLADMNVETTLTTPPDEKYYSMVSSANDDGYQNLKPEATEKEIKQEDDNTENPEEESVEKMKDLSTTDQEVENERISTIAQETFAVTETWEGGGVESLSDQIEEDEFSSMTVEELNTRAEEFIRRIHRQIRLQVLVDNRKNLQDQLQPV